A genomic stretch from Asterias rubens chromosome 19, eAstRub1.3, whole genome shotgun sequence includes:
- the LOC117302890 gene encoding uncharacterized protein LOC117302890 isoform X2, with the protein MAEDSFSGFLQSPSHQTKQVKRGSKGKRYAPTTCYRLDERVPILTENEKREFAECDFPFENLAFEGGGSKSMSYVGVIRVLEELGIMKNIKRFAGSSAGSIVATYSALGYDSYEIQELLGPNFSPLIYDGKWGIFGRLVNLVGKLGAHPGKKLERWIGDNVCNKTGGDRNFTFRQLYKEREGVELCIVGADLNMMDAVYFHAKTTPKMPIYLAARASASIPAILKPVKFRQNYFVDGGLLCNYPVHAFDGWYLSMDREDNFFERLCKPNVSDQWDLSRRFGTVNKKTLGILLFSASEQDTMKTDLDARVRKYAREVPSPDTKLKRKKEKSCDEKQASKEKIKDALVRLVNMLGHADADKSGTVSKYEFRQSFKELSDDDIDILFNGVKHPDDIFKIIDTDNSD; encoded by the exons ATGGCTGAAGATTCATTCAGTGGTTTTCTTCAATCACCATCTCATCAGACGAAACAAGTGAAACGTGGATCCAAAGGAAAACGTTATGCACCAACAACGTGTTACAGGTTAGACGAACGTGTACCAATTCTGACTGAGAACGAGAAGCGAGAGTTTGCAGAATGTGACTTCCCTTTTGAAAATCTTGCTTTCGAGGGAGGCGGAAGTAAGAGTATGTCTTATGTTGGAGTCATCCGA GTACTTGAGGAGCTGGGGATAATGAAGAATATCAAGCGATTTGCAGGTAGCAGTGCTGGAAGTATCGTAGCTACTTATTCAGCTTTGGGTTACGACTCCTACGAAATACAGGAACTGCTGGGTCCAAACTTCTCACCGTTAATTTATG ACGGGAAGTGGGGAATTTTTGGGCGACTGGTGAATCTCGTCGGTAAACTTGGCGCTCACCCAGGAAAGAAGCTGGAGAGGTGGATAGGTGACAACGTGTGCAATAAGACTGGTGGAGACAGGAATTTTACTTTCAGGCAG TTATACAAGGAACGTGAAGGCGTGGAGCTATGCATTGTGGGAGCTGATTTGAATATGATGGACGCCGTGTATTTTCATGCGAAGACAACGCCCAAAATGCCTATCTACCTCGCTGCCAGGGCTTCTGCTTCTATTCCAG CTATTTTGAAACCGGTCAAGTTCAGACAGAACTACTTTGTTGATGGTGGTCTTCTGTGTAACTACCCAGTCCACGCTTTTGATG gcTGGTATTTATCAATGGACCGGGAAGACAATTTCTTTGAGCGACTTTGTAAACCGAATGTTAGCGATCAGTGGGACTTGTCAAGACGCTTTGGGACGGTCAACAAGAAGACATTAGGAATTCTGCTG TTTTCCGCGAGTGAGCAGGACACAATGAAAACAGACCTCGACGCCAGGGTCCGCAAGTATGCCAGGGAAGTCCCATCCCCAGACACAAAACTTAAACG AAAAAAGGAGAAGAGTTGTGATGAAAAACAAGCGTCAAAAGAGAAAATTAAAGATGCTCTAGTGCGACTGGTTAACATGTTGGGCCATGCAGATGCTGACAAAAGTGGTACCGTCTCTAAATACGAGTTCAGACAATCCTTTAAGGAG